The Ptychodera flava strain L36383 chromosome 18, AS_Pfla_20210202, whole genome shotgun sequence sequence agctggatAGTCTGCTAAGGAGATctattttcggatcgatctattgatcctgTAGTCGAAAGGCCCGCCACTGAAACCTAAATGCTAGTGTTATTGAGGTTGCAGGggtgggcatatcgactacgggatcaattgATCGATCCTAAAATTGATctccttagcagactacccagctaaggagcgcctgtggatCCCGCAATATATCTGCCCAccaccactgcaacctaaatttACACTATTTAgggagtatttaggttgcagtggcgggcgaTTTAgatcttaattttttttcaatcaatCCTCAAAACCTCAAATGCATTTCAAATCCCCGGCTACTTGATCAAAAGTTGTTCAAAAACCCTGCATAATTATACTCAGGCtgtaatattgaatttcaacatgACTTTTAGGAAATAATCGTCATACATCTGAcagattttcatatttgcattATTAGGCGATTGCCTAGAAGGGTGTGTGCAACTTTATTCATTGCAGAATTTTCAAAAGTATCCAACAGTGTCCAATTCTACCGTACTTGCAGCTCATTAAAATCTACCTATcagatttttatcttttttttgtttccttcactaagggactggtcagtttctccggcctgggggggggggcccggtggattattttttgccgacgtcaaaagtggctgaccccccctattccaaattttgaaaacagggtgacccccctattccaaatttctaaaacagggtgacccccccccccgggcgcgacaaaggtatatatatatatatatatatatatatatatatatatatattttacattttacatatatttatattttaaatagtcattctatgttttagtgaaattgttgacatgtcagttgtaagataggaatttcaaagtgtcaatcttaaagtttaaatacagtacattttgaatgagctgtattttgaatgagctgtgaatgtatttcacactttctctgcttaaccagatgtcctgaactgttgtacagaaatggatgtcaatcattaatatcaaagaggaaaaagcagtgaatcaaaaactttgatgggtgttaagacttgccaaccattcaattaaatctactgaggagccatagagagctttttttagccaaatctgatgtgtgcagtgtctgagaggaccttttcttgtgtaacattgaaaccataaaagcacagctaataatgacacaaactgccttttttaactgttattttgttcataaaaaagcactTTCGAgatctacagaaaacctatgaaacaaaggaaaataattgcatcaatgagaaggaaagatatcttgtcatttctctatctctaaaataagtcactgtatcaaatatatattgtgaaatatttgtgcatgttgctttctcatactgaattctcacagagagaacagaaaagtatcaggaatttgtcatccttttcatatgaaatgcagatttcataatggtacactttcacttagcaaacatcaagatatctctgaaagtatggctcCCGAAGGGCgggccaaaaaatatgaaacatcctgatatctctgatatatatgcctagtatattaaagtcatgcacctgaagggcatgctggaagatgtatgatatattaaagtaatgagcttgaagagcacgctgaaaaatattgaacatacagatatctctgatgtatgtatgcttgatatgttaagttgggcgtgctgaaaaatatgactgattattaaagttacgcgcccgaagggcgcgccgaaaaatacaactgaatgatgaattttgtggctgacactagcattttaggcaatgatgagcctgtgtcaaaattcaaatacacactgaccccccctattgggcatttcaaaaacatggtgacccccccctatcaccaaagtcaaaacagggtgaccccccccccccatgaatccaccggccccccccccaggctgaagaaactgaccagtccctaaatcaCTTACAATCTACGATCAGTATTTAAAATTGTTTGTCAGACACCCATAGTTTAGAAAGCATGATTCTCATTCCCCTTTTCAAGATACTCTGTGTGTGTACATtggtatatttttttttctgttttatagCCGATGACGATCACGACAGATCGCATGTTTTTCTATGTGACAATCACATGACAGTTGGCGGTCAATAATACTTCacattgataattcaaaattgaccaagATGCAGCGGAacgatttattttgaaaatcattccaCTTCAGAATGCAGAATAACCACCTTCGTGCACTTAATATTGACTGATTATACTGGTGCATGTGCTACGCTAAAGTATAATAACAGTACCTTGAACACATCACGTGAGTCTCTTCTTTTGATTTAGTTACGTGGTAAGGCTTATTTTTCTGAGGAGAGTAGTTTCCTTGGCAGGAGAGGGACCAGCAATGATGTGCGGTTGAGAATCAGACTGACAGGAGCGCATACTGAATAGATACATTGAATACGCAGGGGAGAAATATATGGCAACAGGCCAGCTGAAACAAGTGAACTCTCCTTGGCGTAACATATGCTGCGAGAATccattgtaaaataaaaaatcgtGAAATACAACCAGTGTGTGTCAATGTTGATGACATGGACTGAATATGAAGGAAAAATATCGGAAATTTGACGATTTAAGACTCACCCTAAAAACTGTTCCTACATGTGAGTGCGGAAGCTCATGGTTCAATATTCATCTTTTAGACAGCACGAGGTTTGAATACAATCAAGTCAGTTTTGAGTTGAAAGTAtgcctatttaagatttttacgTACTTGTGCGTGCTGCACTCTCTGGTTGGGAAATTGCTCGATGCCGCGGAGCAGAGCAATTTGTACTTCAGGTTTGTGACTCTGACTTTTGCACTCTATTCAGTCATCAGACAACTAAGGAACTCTTGCTCTCGGCAAACATAAAATGTTCTTTGGCACCCAGGTGGCTAAGGTGTTGCTATGTAGTGGGCAGTTCAATTTTCTAGGTGGGATCCCATGTATAGTAAAATTTGTACTGGTACATATGTTGatattaaagaaaattaaaattatgtacatcctttattttttattcattcatttatgtattattattattattacagcAAAGTTGAATATATATTGACTGCAGAACATCAATAATATAGTGTTTAAATTGAGAGTGATTTTTCAAATTACataaatatgaccaaaataGTAGATCACTTTATAGCAAAATCATTTTACATAAATTAACAGGCTTTGGGTTGTCTTCCAAGGGGATACACTTGTGCAGGGAGTATCAGGAATGTTCGTTCACCTGTGAAACAATAATCACACTGCATGGGTTCTGTAAAGTAAAGTTTGGAAGACCATTGATAGTGATTTTTTAGTCAGAATAGGCGACAGCATGTTTGGCAACTGTATAAAATCTTCACCTTGGAACTTGAATCTGTACATAACAAGATCAAAATTTCCTGTTTTGTGAGTcaccacaatttcaacaaatttgaaagagaacaaccctaggatcatgcataccCAGTTTCAAAGCAACGGAACGGGCATTTTCAGAgttggagattttttgaccaaaaagggggaaaattgccccaaaatacatcTATAAaactttcatcacaatttggacAAACAGCCTGCATACCAACGTCAAACCAAATCTAacctgtggttacagagtttcagcaatttgaagtaatttgccgttttttatatcatttgcatactttGAAACAGATTCAAATCTCCACCGCTGGGTGCACCTGTAAAACCTAATACTATGGCCATCTCCTTGAGATAGCCTTCGTATGCCAAGCACTCATGACGTACCCATAGCCCTATTGACTAATTGAAAAATTGTGAACTTAATCTTAGCAATGGTGAAGTCTTTTAACAAATTCCTACTGTTTAAGGTGATCTATAATTATGTATGTACACAACTTGCAGGGTAAAGTTAATACACGGGCATCTCACTAGTTAACTGGTCAAAATGCTCATTGCTGATTTTAAAGTACGGcccaaacaaacataaatgtgCATAAAACAGCAGTTGCAAACAAGACTTTCCTCTTATGTGTAAGAACTGGACCATGATATTTTTTGGTCTTTGAAGATTGACCAGGGAGAATTCTCTTTTTTCCTACTTGCTTGacctaaaatttaacaattctGGCTACCTTTTTTCTGCTTACCCTCTGTCAGTgatatttttgatttgtttggtGTGCATGTGTGCCCCTCGCTGCCAATACACTAGCTGTTCCTTTTATTGAGTTTTTTAAATGATATAACAGACGAGAACTGGGAAAGACATGTATAGCATCACAAAGATGACGTCTAGCTGTTGACATCTAAGGCATGATCAGTCTCAGGTACCCTGGAGAGCATTGCAGCTTTGGTAATGCCGACAAATCCAAATACCAATTCAACTTAGGAATATGTATACACCACAGAAATAAGAGTTTGATTTTCAGTGGAAAGCGATCAGTATGATAGCAAACCTTTTTGACGAAATGTTGCGTGACATTGATGATCTTTGATCTCAATGTCACATGACACACTCAAAAATAATCTGAAAGTGTACTTTaatgatttgaatatatcatcTTCATGGCATGGCTACATTCAGCAAATTACCCTTCTCAGTGCTGATACATCAACCATACAATGACTAATGtgacaacaaacaaaatatttttcaaacattttattctaACAGCGcacaattaataataataataataataataataataataagcttTATTTCAGGATATCATACAAAAAAAGTACACAATCCCATAgacttaaaaaaacaaacacaacacgCAAAAAGAGGTGTTAGACTGAAGTAAAAACAGAGCTTAAACTGTTAAATATACATCAGTTGCCTATTCATCAGATAGATTTTAGAATGCAATAGAGCTAAAACCAGCATACAAAAATATCCTTCATTGCAGTGTTGTCAAAGAATACAGCAGAACCAATTGATTGTAAAGCTTTGGTGTTATTTCACCGAGATGAAACTAGATATTGTCAGCCATATTCTAGGATAAAACTTACTTAATGACAGGCTTcataaatcaaaatatattcttacattatttttatgagtgTAACACAACGAGGACACACCCCTCATAAAGATTGTCTTGAAAAATCTGAAGATATAGTTAagcataccggtatattgtgAACAATCGAGACATTGAATGCCTAAGTTCATATGTTCTATTTCTATTTCATGAGGTCTAAAATTTGGATGGTAGACATGACTCTCAAGACCTCCCTCATGTTTAAATGGTGTACGCTTTTGCAATAATATGATCTGACATCGAATTTGATAAATACATGTCTCATGGAATCATTTTTTGATCTCTGAATGgatcaatatactgttatgccTTTTAAGACTGCCCTTCTCTGTGAACGTTTCACCACACTCAGTACATCATGCAgtttgacaccagaatggatcaacataaaTAATTATGCGTTCTAAGACAGTGGTTCTGTGTGAATGTTTGACCACACTCTTTCACGTGGTCTGAACCCAGAATGGATCACCATATGGTTGAGTAAATGGCTCttccttttaaatgttttaccacactctttacatttatGGGATCTGATCTctgaatggatcaacatatgcctcTCAAGAGTGCTCTTCTGTGTGAATGTTCTACCACACTGCTTACATTCATGCTGTCTGACACCAGAGTGGATCAACATATGCGTGTTAAAACTGCCCttgtgtgtgaatgttttaccacactctttacatttatGTGGGCTgtcaccagaatggatcaacatatggttTTTAAGAGTGCCTTTaactgtgaatgttttaccacactgcTTACATTCATAGGGTCTGATACCAGAATGTATCAACATATGTCTATTAAGATCGCTTTTATATGTAAAtcttttaccacactctttacattcatgtggtctgtcaccagaatggatcaacatatggttGAGTACATGGCCCttccttttaaatgttttaccacactcccTGCATTTATGGGGTCTGATCTCTAAATGGGTGAATAATATGTGACTTTTAAGACTGCCCTTCTGTGTAAATGTTCTCCCACACTGCTGACATTCATGCAGcttgacaccagaatggatcaacatatgcatATTAAGATTGCTTTTAAGTGTAAAtcttttaccacactctttacattgaatttcatgttgtctgacaccagaatggatcaacatatgcttGTTTTTACTACTCTTCcatttaaatgttttaccacactcctCACATTTATGGGGTCTGATCCCTGAATGGGTCAATATGTGACTTTTGAGATTGCTGTTCTGTGTGAATGTTCTACCACATTCTTCACATTTatgtggtctgacaccagaatggatcaacatatgcttGTTTTTATCACCCttccttttaaatgttttaccacattccCTGCATTTATAGGGTCTGATCTCTGAGTGTGTCAATATGTGACTTTTAAGATTGCCCTTCTGTATGAATGTttgaccacactctttacatttatgttgtctgacaccagaatggatcaacatatggttGAGTACATGGCCcttcattttaaatgttttaccacactcccTGCATTTATGGGGTCTGATCTCTGAATGGGTC is a genomic window containing:
- the LOC139116730 gene encoding zinc finger protein 708-like — encoded protein: MKGHVLNHMLIHSGVRQHKCKECGQTFIQKGNLKSHILTHSEIRPYKCRECGKTFKRKGDKNKHMLIHSGVRPHKCEECGRTFTQNSNLKSHILTHSGIRPHKCEECGKTFKWKSSKNKHMLIHSGVRQHEIQCKECGKRFTLKSNLNMHMLIHSGVKLHECQQCGRTFTQKGSLKSHILFTHLEIRPHKCRECGKTFKRKGHVLNHMLIHSGDRPHECKECGKRFTYKSDLNRHMLIHSGIRPYECKQCGKTFTVKGTLKNHMLIHSGDSPHKCKECGKTFTHKGSFNTHMLIHSGVRQHECKQCGRTFTQKSTLERHMLIHSEIRSHKCKECGKTFKRKSHLLNHMVIHSGFRPRERVWSNIHTEPLS